The nucleotide window TCGGACGGCGGTCCGATCCGGATCAGACTTTCGGCGTCGATGCTGAAGTTGATCATGAACCACGAGGCCGGCGGCCCGCCCCGTCAAGAGCCTGACGACCGGGCTGTGTAATCTCCTGCCAAGCCCGGTGAGGAGAGTCATGGTTGAGCGAGCGAACGGTACCGACGCCGACACCGAGGATCGGATCGCGTACCAGACCCGGCGGCTGCAGCAGCTGCTTCGGCGGACCGGCGATGCCACGTTGCAGACCATTGGGCTGACGCTCGCTCAGTTCACCGTGTTGAAGATCATCGGCCGGAGCCAGGATGCGTCGTCGGCGCAGATCGCCCGGGAGTGCAACGTCAGCCGCCAGTCGCTGCAGGATCTGATCCGCACCTTGCGCGACCGGGGCTACATCCAGATCGCCGAGCAATCGCGGGGCGGCCGGTCGCTGCCGATCCGGATCACCCCGCAGGGCCGCACGGTGCTGCGCAAGGCTGATCGTGCGATGAGCCGGATCGAGGACCGGATGGTGGCCGGCATCAGTGAACGCGACGTCGATCGTACGGTGGAACTGCTTCGCCGCTGTGCGGAGAACCTGGACGCGGTCTGACCGGTCCGGTTCTGCTGCGGCGGGCCGCGCGGCTCGTGTCGGCGGGGCGGTTCGGCGTGCCGATTAGGCTGGCCCCGTGAGTGAGATCCCGATCGGTTCCCCGCCAGCGCCACCGGGGCGGCATGCCGCGCCCCAAGGCTGGTATCCGGATCCGGTCGACGGTTCCCGTGAGCGTTACTGGGATGGTTGGAGCTGGTCGCGGAACACTCGTCCGTCGGAGGCTGCCGGACCTGCCGGCCGCAACGTCGGCGGTGCGTACCCCGGTCATCCGGCCGGTCAGCAGCCCGGTCCCTACGGGGGACACGGCCAGGGCGGGTTCCAACAGGGCGGGGGATTCCAGCAGGGTGGCGGCTTTCAGCAAGGAGGCTTCCCGCAAGGTGGTTACGGCCGGCCCGGGTACGGGCAGCAGCAGCCGCATCCGCCGATCGGCCCGCAATCGCAGATCCCGGTCGCCGCGACCACAGCGGAC belongs to Microlunatus elymi and includes:
- a CDS encoding MarR family winged helix-turn-helix transcriptional regulator codes for the protein MVERANGTDADTEDRIAYQTRRLQQLLRRTGDATLQTIGLTLAQFTVLKIIGRSQDASSAQIARECNVSRQSLQDLIRTLRDRGYIQIAEQSRGGRSLPIRITPQGRTVLRKADRAMSRIEDRMVAGISERDVDRTVELLRRCAENLDAV